The window TCCCgctcaacaaaaagaaaaaagtatataACTTTCCACCTTTTCTGCAACCCACGCCCCCTAATAATTTGTTTACAGTCCCATAGGACTTTTAGGCACTGTACAGGAGATAATTCTGCCAGTTTCCTCCTGTGCACACACCACCATTATCCCGTCTACATCTGCTATTGACATTATAATTAAATGATTGAATATGGGAGGTTTGTTTcaggacacatacagtatttagtaGTATTCAGCTGTCAGTCATACTTTCCTGTCTTTCAAGGGCAATTTTGTTTAAACAtgcaaaggaaaacaaaaccgACTTTTATTCCTGTTGGCTTCACTGTGTTTCCTTCATATTTTCCTAAGAAGTGTTATTTGTTCATAGTTCTGTGTATTTCAGCCACATCCAGTTTAAAAACCAAAGCAGTGTATCATTTAAGTATCCATTACATCCACCTGAGAAccatacaaaatattttattccatcCGTTTCTCTCTCAGACGACGATTACTGGAAGGGGGATGATGACTACTGGGACGCTGAGCCTACACCATCCAGTCCTCAGCCTGAGACTCCGATCACAGATCTCCCGTACGACTACTGGAGGCCGGAGGAGGAGGACACTGCTGCTGTAACAGATGTGTATGATGACTACTGGAAACCAGATGAGAAAGAGCCTGATGCTCCAGTGACTGATATCTACGATGACTACTGGAAGCCAGATGAGAAAGAGCCATACGCCCCCGTGACTGATAACTATGACAGCTACTGGAAAGAGGAGGACCCGACGCCCCCTACCCCTGAGGTGGATGGGAAGGCTGGGACAGATGACAAGGATTACTGGGATGCCACATGTATGTCTGAGTCTTAGTTtcatttgactttgtttttaattggttTGTGGGGTGTGAGTATGCAACATGAACAGGATGAGGTCAATAAGGCTGcaaagaaacagtttttaataCTTTGTTTTTAAGTCTTGACTTGTCTTGAATTAGACTAAGTGACACTAAAACAAGGAGGATAATACTTTTTAATTGCTCATTTTATGAGTCTGTGTCGACAGAGGAACATTTATTTACGTCTGCTGGCTGATATTAATACAATATCATCCAAATTCAGCCCTCTACACTGGAAAACTGACAAATCCTTGGAATAATTAATCCCTGGTATATTTATCCTGTAGAATCTAATTTGCTGACTTCATGTTGAAAACTTATCTTTTCCAGCCTCGATCCACCTGAGGTCAGCGGTGACTGAACTAGTTTTTTCCACAGGATCAGATGCTGGAAACAGCGAGTCGTGTGGCGCTGTGACACTCATCTGGAATGGGCTGACATGTTCTTATTACTCTGACTTTCCAGTATACTGTAACATTTCTGCTGATTCCCTCACATTGGACCATTGTTACAGCCTTTTTTCTGTAATACTCAGTCTGGTTCTTACACTTCAATAAACTGTCTGGTTGGCCTTTTAAATTTctaacaatgttttatttttccactcTTGCAGATGAGGTGCCAGATAACCTTCCATTCCCTGATGGTGaagaaataaaagtagaaaCTCTACCAGGTAACTGTTGCCACTCAAAGCATGACAGAAATTCAGCTATCAATCAAAATGTCAAGTTTTCAGTTAGGCAGTTAATTTGACTTGCGATGCAGATGAAATGTCCATTCCATCTGTGCCTTTAGGCTGGGAGCAGATGAGAGATCAGGAGTAATTCAGCACATGGGAATAACATTATAGTGAGTCTGTGAGCTAACCTGCCCTACTTTTCAAACAGGAGTGGGTGGGTTTGCTTGATTCCACATAGTCAACAAAAGTTTCCATAGTTTTGTTAGGGAGCACAAAAAAGCCCTGTCATCAGATCATGACTCTGTTATGAttcttgtaaatgtaaattaaagatttaacagctttaattacaTGGTGGGCGTCGCAGTGGCATCCAGAGAGAGCAGTTGTTGTGGTTGAACAAATCAGGGCTGTGCTAAACTGTAAAACTTTGCAGATTAAACCATGTAATCTTATAAAATCTCACTTGTAAAGTCGTGGTGCCACTGAGTGATTGAATGAGTCGTCTgaatacatgtttgtgtttttttttttatgcagagGAGCCCACAATCTCTTCTCCCTATGAGGGGACATGGTATGATGATTACGACGAGTACGGAATgagtatgtgcacacacacacacacacacacatatatacaagTGACATCCATACCCAAATGTTTCATACTAGATCCATTAGTTAAGCAACAGTAAGACAGCTGACAAAGCAAAGAGCAAGTAAAAGGTTTAAAGAATAACTTTCCAGATTTATGAATGACCCTCACTTTAAATGGGTGTGACCTTTTTACTGTTTATGGTTCCTAATGGCTTGCAAAAAAAACCTAGGAAAACTTAAAATGCATTGCTGCACCATGAGGCTGCTGTATTTGTAGAAATTTCTATAAAGTTATCcttgattttcttattttctgcaGGGAGGAAAGAGGACGAGACGGATGAAaaatggatggagagagagagggagagagcagcaaaagagagagagagggaggagaaaggtAAGACAACCCAGATGTggacttctttttctttttcttgcgTAACACCACACTGCACAATCATGTCAGACTACAAACGATACTGTAGTTGCCAAAGCAAAGAACATGGTCTGTGACCTAAGTGCAAAAGTTCTAACAGATAACAGCATTGTGCTCTAAGGTGCGTACTCCCTTGGACTGCATTTCTATCATAAGAGACTACAGATGTGGTTTCCCTCCATGCAAATGTCAGCAGGCCTTTGATGCAAATGTGCTTGCTTCAACTTGCAATGCAAGGACAAAAGTTCATCcttccaaaaacaaaatggaGATTACCCCTgtgaaaagttttaaaaatctcTCTGAGCTGGACTGAAGCaaagaaagggaggaggagtgAGAGGTTGGCTGAGAATGATATGACCGGAAGGATGTTGTAATATTGAAAATCTTAGGTATTCACATTATGTTCAACTCTTTTTTGTTTGCcatgtgtctgctgtgtgtagCGAGGTTAGATGGTGGTCGAGGCGAGCCTGAAGCCAATGATATATAACCCTGTCAGGACTGGTGTCAGTAGGGCACTTCCCGTATGCACGGTCCACTGCTAACTGGGTTCAAGGTGAAAAGTATTTTCAGCTCACTTCGAGCACAAGTTCAAAAATCACTGAGGCTCCAAGCATTCATCTGTCACACTGGGACTCAAAAACAGATGTGCATCTGCTCCTCCAGATATCAGTATTTGTGGATGGGTTCATGTTCATGTCCACTTCTGCATATGTGTATGGTAGGGTGAGGGAGCATACAACATGTTTTACATTCCTGGTGTCTGTAAGACTTCTGGCAGCAATAAACTATAGTATACCAATGTACCACATGGTCCAGTGTGTCATAATGTAAACTGTCGTAGTGATAGATGGTATACAGCAGCAGATGTCTTCAGCAGTAAACTCGCTGGGTCAGGATGATCTGACTTTGATCAGAGCACACTTGGAGTGGAAGTGAAATCACAAcatctggatttttttcttcaccaCACTACAGCCCTCCAGGTCCTCATTGGGATTTTTGGCATGTAAAATTTGCAAAATAATAGTGAGTTCCCAGATCATTTCTGGGCAGAGAGCGCGTGCGAGAGCAAATATTCAGCCAATGTTTTGCAATTTATTTTGCATTAAGACTGTTTTTCTGACCTCCGCCAGAGAGAGCACAGAAACTGAAGGAGGCGGAGGATCGGGCCAGGAACAGACCACGTGTCTTCAAAGAGCCAAAGAGTGAGTCAATCTCTTTCTAAATCTGGAAAATCCCACCATAAGCTTTACTGATACAATTTACATATCATGtgatttctttctgtgtgtgtgtgtgtgtgtgtgtgtgtgtgtgtacgtggcAGAGTGTCCTCCCTTGGGGATGGAGTCCCATAAGATCGAGCCAGACCAGCTTACTGCCTCCTCTATAGCTCAGTATAATTTTGCACCTCAGAGGGCACGCCTCAACATGCAGGTACACATCAATCAGTGCCAGATGGCCCTGGTCTGAACACGTACATACACTACAGCCATCACTTACATACTGCCAGGTCTCGAAATAAACATGAGCTTGCTTTGGCAGCCACTTCTGACATTTTCTAAGAATCGTTTTAGCAGCAAAGCAATTAAATCAGCTGATAAATCTTGTTCTGCTGCTTTTAACAATTAACTACAAGTTATGACTTAAATGCATATCAGTGCATGGTTAAGTGATATTTGCTTTGAATTTGAACACAAGTACTCGTACAGTATTCGGTCAAAACGTCACTCGGTCAAAAGACCCAGCAGCATGTGTCCTGGTCTCTGTGGTTCCCAGGCCTCTGAAGATGAGGACAACATGAGAGGTGGAGCGTGGTGCGCAAACGCAGAGGACAGAACCCACTGGTTTGAGATTGATGCGCGCAGGGCAACGGAGTTCACTGGGGTTGTCACCCAGGGACGAGACGCCTTGAACGCgtaagacacaaacacacattaatgtaGAGTATCTTCCTGTGTATTTTCCTAAATTCATGAGCCTGTCTTGTCTCGTTTCAGGAGCGACTACGTGACATCCTACTTCCTGGCTTTCAGCAATGACAGTAGAGAGTGGACCACCATCCACGATGGATACGCTGACTGGGTGAGTTCACtcaaaaaaatgatgtttaaaacAGAGTAATGCCACTTCCTTGGGCACCTCATATGATATccccttcctcttttctcccaTCTTTCCCCTCTCCCTCGCTCTTTCATGTCTGTTCAGTTGTTCTTTGGAAACAGTGATAAGGACACTCCAGTGATGAACCAGCTGGCAACGCCTGTGGTGGCCCGCTACATCCGAATCGTCCCTCAGAGCTGGAACGGCACGCTGTGTATGAGGCTGGAGGTGCTAGGCTGCCCCCTGCCTGGTGAGCCTCACACActtaaacatacatacacacacacacacacactaaaaaagacccaaaaatgtatacatttttgTTCCTTTCTCACTCTCACAGATCCAGCTAATGTTCAGTACAGGCAAAATGAAGTGACTCCAGTGGACTACTTGGAGTTCAAACATCACAGCTACTCAGAAATGGTTGCGGTGAGTATTCCTGCACTCAGCCTCCTGTACATCTGCTGGCTGATTGCATTCCAAAGGAAATCACAGTTATTTttcccaaaaacaaaataattaccCAGGAAACAATTAAATATTGAACCAGAAGCTCTGCTTTAATCCACTGTGATATGAATTCATATTAAAACCCCTGCAGACTTCATTCTTTTCTCATTGAGTTTTGATTTCAGCCACCAGAGGGCAACATGACTTTTTCTCactaataaaatgaaatcatgAACAGCTCCCactattttcacaacttttcagAGCACTATTGAGTACAATACTTTACACACTGATCATGCCATATCTTTATGTTCAGCTAATGAAGTCAGTGAATGACGAGTGTCCCAACATCACCAGCATCTACAGCCTGGGCCGCAGCTCCAAGGGACTGGACATCATGGCCATGGTCATCTCTGGTAACCCCACAGAGCACGAAATAGGTGGGAATGTGTTCACAAAACGGCTTGATGCATCTGTTAACAGTTAAAATGCTCGCATGGAAAGTCATTGTAATATGCACTATTAATACCGAAATAAAATCCtaaaagaatgttttcattttcagcaaaTGTAAAACCAGCTGTTTTCTCACAGACTCTCCAACAAGTTGAGCTGCGGATTGGTTGAAATTAAAACCTGCAGAAGGCTGAGCCTCAGTGGCACCACTATTGTCTCCTGTAAATCCTAATAAACACCAGGTGAAGTCAGCAGATTATGATTAACAGACAAGCAACCGTACACTCTTGTGTGGCTGTCTCCGCTAGGTGAGCCGGAATTCCGCTTCACGGCAGGTCTCCATGGAAATGAGGCGGTGGGCCGCGAGATGATCCTGCTTCTCATGCAATACCTGTGCAAAGAGTACAAAGACAGAAACCCCAGAGCCCAGCGTTTGGTGGAACAAATACGCATCCACTTGGTGCCTTCGCTCAACCCTGATGGACATGAAGAAGCATTTGAAGCGGtcagttaagaaaaaaaaaatcatatgttTCTACTTATCaggcaaataaaacaaaacagagaaacaaaagaggaaattcCAATGAGTCATGGTGTATTTTGTTAGTGGTCTGGAGTGATTTGCCTCAATGTGTCCCTCTTCCAATTTCTCCCCCGCAGGGATCAGAGCTGAGTGGATGGACCACCGGCCACTTCACCGACAACGGTTTTGATATCTTCCAGAACTTCCCTGATCTGAACAGCATCCTGTGGGACGCAGAAGACAAGGGCATGGTGCCCAAACTAACCCCTAACCATCATGTACCCATACCAGAGAACTTCGAGTCCAAAAGCTCAGTAAGGAGGAGGGCGTTTGTGTCCGTCCGGTAGttttcccttaaaaaaaaactttccttCTGAGTggtttatttacttttacaatGTTGTATACTGTGGATATGAAAGATTGTTCCCTTATAAAAGCGGTTGTGGTctactatgaaaacaaaatgtggcTTTATCTTGCACTTCATCTGTGATTTTGATCCTCTTGCTTTGGCTGCAGATTGCTGTGGAAACCAGGGCCATAATCTCCTGGATGGAAAGCCATCCATTTGTGTTGGGTGCAAACTTCCAGGGCGGCGAGAGAGTTGTGGCCTACCCTTATGACAGTTTACGTCTCAACAAGCCTGCCGAGAGCCAGAGGCCCCACGGCCGCAAGAAGAGACAGTATGACTTGCTCTGTCCATCTCCCTCTGTGTCCTGTTATTGTTTCACACAGCTTATATTTCCCAAAGTCTTCTTCCTCATTCCCCTGAAAAACTCTTCATGAACCATCGACACTCACACAAATCACTTCTCACAGGTATGAAGAAGAGGGCTTTGACGCGACAGAGTGGGGAAGGGGCTACCGCGAGGAGCCAGAGGAAGACTGGAGAGGGAGGGGATATGGAGAACCCGAGGAGGAGTGGAGGGGCCACGGCTATGACCATGGCTATGACCATGGCTACGACCGAGGCTACGACCGCGGCTATGACCGAAACTATGACCGAAGCTATGACCGCGGCTATGACCACGGTTATGGCCATGGCAATGACCACGGTTATGGCCATGGCAATGACCACGGTTACGGCCATGGCAACGAGCACGGTTACGAACAGGGTTACGgccacagagaggaggaggaggatgacagaggaagaggtgCCGGCCACCACTATGCTGAGCCTGAGGATGAGCCACGGGCGATTGCAGATGAGTCCCTCTTCAGGTGGCTGGCTGTCTCCTATGCCTCCACACACCTGACCATGACACACAACTATCACGGCTCCTGCCACGGAGACACTGCAGCAGGCGGGCACGGCATCGTCAACCGCGCCAAGTGGAAGCCGGTCACAGGAAGTAAGTAGAGACCAGCAGGTTTGAATGGATGTTGAATGGGACTTAAAGTGTCTGCATGTATTTATAACACACCCTGGTGGACAATATGTGCAGTGCAGGCTCTGAAgttcgtgtatgtgtgtacgttTCCTCAGGTATGAATGATTTCAGCTACCTGCACACCAACTGTTTTGAGTTGTCCATATTCCTGGGCTGTGATAAGTTCCCTCATCAGAGTGAGCTGGCATACGAGTGGGAGAAGAACAGAGAAGCAATGCTCATCTTCATGGAGCaggtcagtcacacacacataggagTGAAAGAGTATTAGAGCATTTTAATTTCAGCAAAGTATAAAAGTTGCTCCTTGAAGTAACAATAGTGACTTTATATTTGGCCGTTATGAAAGGCCCAGAGACATCCTGACCAACTCACCAACCTGTCTCTCTCCAATTCAGTTATTCTCTTATTTGTATAAGGTTTCCCCACAGTTGGTCCTGGGAGGGCAACATCCAAATGGAATAGCCTCCCAACTGAGCAATATCAGCACAactgtgtatttctgtaattcTAAAAGTTGAGTTCAATGCTTCATCAAAAGTTTGCTCACTGATTGTAGAATgtcctaaaataaaaatatcaaaatgctaGAAACTCAATACGAGTAACAAGAGAAATAGTGATTAGTTGTGTGTCTTGTCACTAACTCAGTTGGTCATCTGGCAGTGTTTTTGTCCACGgacataaaacacatcaaaagtggattttctttcaaaaagtcacaaaaacaaaatctgaatcCTACATAGATGTTACTTTTAGATATTGCAGTTTTGgaaacttgttttattttggttttattgtttaCCTTTACAGAGTGATTTCACCTATTTTCTGATCTTTATATTTGGCCTGTTTTTATAATTGTCTTGTTTTACTGATTcatgtgattttaaattgtatttatttaaattgaaaGACTAGCGACCACTTTGTGGAAGCTTAAGGGGATCCAAACAAAGAATAAAGATCTCTTCTCTGTCTAGGTACATCGTGGCATCAGAGGCATTGTGAAGGATCAGCAGGGGAACCCCATTGCAAACGCCACTATAGCTGTAGAGGGGGTAAACCATGACGTCACCACAGGTCAGCATACTGCTCAAAGACTTCACTCTCAGACTCACCATATGTTTCTACTCAGGAAACAAGATGTTGCACCCACTGTGTTTCAAACAAAATGTCTGTTCCCTCTTTGTTGTAGCTTCAACAGGGGACTACTGGCGGCTGCTGAATCCAGGGGAGTACCGTGTGACGGCGCGAGCTGAGGGCTTCTCCCCTGTGACCAAGCTCTGTGTGGTGGGTTACCAGTCAGGAGCGACTGCCTGCAGCTTCAACCTGGCCAAATCCAACTGGGACCGCATTAAACAGGTAAGATGACACCATCCTGGACTGACCACAGCTTACATACTGTCCCAAATGATGAGATAGTAAAGAGCCCTTCTTAATTTCTCTGCAGATCATGGCCCTCCACGGCAACAAGCCGATTCGCCTGGTCGGCCATGGCAACACCAGAGTACAATACCCCGTGGTTATTAACAGCAACAGACGTGTGGTTAATGGCAACAATGGGTATTCAGAGAATTCACGACTCAGCAGTGACCGGCAGAGGAGGCTCAGAATAGCTCGTCTCCGCCGCCTTCGGCAACAGAAATTACTGAGGTTAAGATCGACGACAACGTTACCCCCAACGACAACAACCACGATTCCCACAACACCAGAGACCACCACGTCCTGGTACGACTCATGGCCCATAGACGAGGGAGAGACCTCGACACCTGGCGAGTTCACAGACTCCATCCAGGATTATAACTATGAGTTTAAAATCGATGACTATTAAACCGAACACACACGGCCTGTTTCTGTAAACACGCATCCATCCTGTCCTACTTGTAGTTGTCATCTCATTGCCATGTTTTCCTTTGAGCAGGTTGAAAAAGAATCAAGAGGAATCTTGTCTTTGTATGACATAGAAGCAGTGGGAATGTTCAGAGTCAGCTCCTAAACTTTAACTATATTAACTGTAAAGTGTATCTATTTCTTAACACTTGAAGAAACACCTTTTCACAGGACCTTTTAATtaatggtttcatttcagttcaacAGTTCACACTGCATTTTTCTGACTCGttattcagtcttttttaaagagatgtttattgtggataaaaaaaaaaatcatgacctttcttttttttttttttactttgccaGAGTTGAATTATTTACAATCTTCATCCatgacagaaatattttttacagtatgaACCGTCACGAAAGGTTTAAAGAGCATTTGTTCAAAGTTGGTAACAGAGTCAGAAGGGAAAAGGAAGTCTTCTGTAATGTTTCCTCAGACACAGCTGGGGTATGAGagttatttttcaaataaaggCTTGTTAATATACAACACGTGCCTTCTCTTTTTTCCCAGCACATCATTTGAGGACACTGATTTATGTTACAAGAAAACATTTCCCAATGTTGACATAACTACACTGTGGTGAGGTAAAATGAGTCTAAATATATGTGCATAGTGTCCGAGAAGTGTCAGTATGTTGTGTGTGGCTATGAACCCTCAGTGGCTGATGTTCATCTCACTCTCCTCGTCTTCGTCGGCAGAGAAGGCTGAGAAGCTGACCGGTTCACAGTCAAGAGTGCTTAAATTGACCAGGCATGCCGTTAGGGTGCTGCTGAACTTTGGAACGGTAACCAAAAGCACTTCCTGGCCATCAGGACCTggcgagaggagaggagggaggaaggtgCTTAACATACTTAAGTAAGGGGggaaacagtttaaaatgaaaaaacagcaaagataATGTAAATATAGACACATCACATACTGACCTTTGATGCGCTTGGACTCAAACGAAGGGGCATTGCCACTGAAGTAAACATGGGGACACTCTTCCAAGATGAATGGGTCTTTTTGGTAAAATGGGTAACAACCTGACACAAAATGCACAGAAAATAGTGTCAACAGTTTGCACTGCTCATATATTTAGGCCAGAGggtttgtgttttattctgcaTCAAAGTCTAACCGAGGGTATCAGGTGCCGTAGGAGCTAGGTGTCTGAGTCGTAGCGTCTCCTCCAGTATTTCCAGGTGACTGTTCATGCTGCTGTACTTCTCAATGTCTAAGACATTCTGGCCTGATGTGCCCAGAAACCTTaatggaaacaaacacatgaccTTGAACGTATAAATGATAAATGCGAGACACTGAgggggtgcgtgtgtgtgacattACTCACCTGACTCCGTCGATGTTAGCCTGGTACGGGTTGGAGGCCAGCTGTAGTGTGGGGTACACAGAGGACAAGGGGAACATACAGCGGTGGAGAGGCTGCTGTGGGAGGGTGAAATTGGTGGGGTCATACTGGCCAGGCATTACATCCACCGGGACGGAGGCCTAGAAAGCCGGAGGCAGTGACACAGTGACACATCTGTATTATCGCTCCCTCTAGTTCACAATGATTTACCTCATAGTGTGGTGACAGACACTAAAACCCTAACACTTACTACTGAATTAAGTTTTGATGCTGATGATCTAAGAACTTTCTAAATATACAATTCAATTAATTTTAGGGCTGAAActtaacattattttcattttttccatgaaaaatgGCCATCACATTTTCCCAGAGCTTAAGCCCGCCTCCAAATTTCTTTTTCATCAATTTTtgataaatgacaaatgattcaaagagtcaattcattttctgttgatgcaGTAGATACGTACTGCAATAGGAGTGGGCAATATGGATGAATACATACAACAGACAACCAGAGGTATTGAAGACAAATCTCTGATGATAGACAAATTCATTATGTTTCACAGCATATATCATCATACTGCACTAGTAAATAAAAAGAAGGTGCATATTCATACATAGACGGGGATGCAGACTCACCACCAGCTGAAGCAGCAGCTCATCCAGCAAACGAATAGCTTCCACACTGCCAGCCTGAGTCTTCTTGGTGAGGTACTTGggcttgacaaaaaaaaagaaaggtattttaaaagttttttagTGAATcacttcataaaaacaaaactaataaacgttatatgtaaatgaatgtgtgttaaaCCGGTTAAAGTTACCTTTGTTGATGCGTCCTTGTCCTGGGTGCTTTGGCTTAGGAGGTTTCCAGCCATTAGGACCCTTGATATCGTCGCTGCCCCATTCTGCTCCCCCTGGTCACCCAGCTGACCGGTTACCATGTCAACGAGCAACTGTAGTCCCAGCATGCTGTCGGCATGACTACTGCCAAGACCAAGTCCCGAGGCCAGGAGCACAAACCTGCACAAAGAAAGATGTGACCATTAGAATTTATTAGCACAAAATGCTAAGATTtgagctgtgtgtatgtgtgctcacTTGTCAGAGCTGAGTGCAGGTTTTGCTGTCTGCAAAGGGAGATCAGCTGTGCAAAAGTCCTCGACTGTGAACTTTCCGTCATTCGTCTCAGCTCCGTATATTGCAATAACACTACctgagggaaaaagaaagaaatgccaTGACATACAAGAGACAATGTTCACAGCTGCACTCGAGCGAAGCACTATTGCGGTCCTTTGATGTTGTGATAGTAACATCCATCAAAGTGTCATGAAAAATCCTGACCTGTAACACACTTGTCTTTGTCAATTTTGCCCTCCAGTTTGATCCTCTGGAGCTCATCTTCCAGAATCAGCTCATCTGTTTCACTGATGAATTTGGCTCGTGCAGGCTGAGGCAGCAAGTTGTGCTGAAGGAGAGACGGAAAAAAAGAGTCATAACACGTGTCACTTCCCAGCAgctgatttaatttcatttagtCTAGTCTGTGAAGGGGGGTCAAGCTGGCCAACCTCCTCACTGATCTCTTTCAGGATGGATGGCTGCAACTCCATGCGCTTGAACAAGGTTCCCACAATACAACACTGCTCCCCTGTCTGAAGATCACACAGCTTCCTGACAAGCACATCTGATCCTgcaagagacacagaaaagacACACTAATAAGtaaagaatggaaaaaaaaatacttcactCATCTCCCACACGATTGATGTGGGGAAAATGTCTAAAGCTCACCCCACTTCTGCTGAGCTCTCTCTGTGAGCAGGGGTCTCATCTGCATGAGTCGTGCCGCGTAAATATGAGCATACTGGCGATTGAAACTCCGGTCCCCGACTTTGTAGCGCTCGGAGCAGGGGCTGTAGGCCGGGCACACCCTCTCAAACACCGGCCCCTGGTCCTCACCGGCCgggcagcagagcagagaggagccGTCTTTCTGGGCGCTCAGGTCGGAGAACATGACTGACCTGAAGAAGGAGAGGTTCGTAGATATTTACACACTCTGTCACACTCAAACTTATAAAACAGCTGGTTATTAGCAAGCTCAGGGGCTTTAAGCTGTCTGGGTGCTTCCAAAACATGCCGACTTTTTTGAGGATGTAACTAAACGAAGAAGATATAACAATCTCACCTTAGCAGACGAGAGGTCAAGCTTCAGCTAGTATCCGTCTTAAGTCAAGTATTAAGTTAGGTTTTCGGATAACACGAATGTGATTACTCCTCAGCAACGAAAAAAGACAGTTCCCGCGAAATCACCcgatcttcttcttcttctttttcctcaacgtattcttcttcttcttctttggttttactGGCGGACTACAAACCAACGTTAAAGGTACATGCCGCCACCATGGATATATTATGAGAGGTCTTATAATAATGCCGCCACCGACACGTgactttaaacaacaaaaactaataaacaaacaaacgaaaaaAAACTTAGCCTATGTTATATTGTGGATATTAAACCTGTTTAATCACCCGCTCAACAGCACCATTTTTTTTCAAGGCTAATGTGTATTCTCGCGAGGAACTGCGCAGAGCAAGAAACCATAGCTgtagttctctttatacatccatgcaaGAAGCAGACACTACAAAGGCTTAATTTACCACTAACTTCAAGATGCATGGGGAACATAATATAattgaagatttttttaaaaacttcatcgagtacatttatttattggttgAAGGAGGGAGATCTCCGAGTAGAGGAGGCGATTTAAATACCCTCTTACtccaaagagaaaatatttatattttcattttccagaCTCTCACACCTAGAGGTCTGAATCAAGAGTATGAGaccaaacattttctttaaagaaaaaaaaaatggctttcCCTCTctatatacgtatatatatatatatatatatatatatatgtatatatatgtatatatatatatatatgtgtgtgtgtgtgtgtgtgtgtgtgtgtgtgtgtgt of the Thunnus maccoyii chromosome 9, fThuMac1.1, whole genome shotgun sequence genome contains:
- the aebp1b gene encoding inactive carboxypeptidase-like protein X2 gives rise to the protein MKSQTVVMSVGLLGLCCLLLIPTGGESAGGIVSLRQSEGERQAGDLLRDESLDDPESEQGLVVDPHPLGSSSKAKRDTEKAAQAGILGRVRRAPDEGKKKKKDKKKNKEPKDPNATKKPKTDKKGKKKDKKTTTTLPPITTAIPTEPPTEPEPYTDYPYPDVDDDYWKGDDDYWDAEPTPSSPQPETPITDLPYDYWRPEEEDTAAVTDVYDDYWKPDEKEPDAPVTDIYDDYWKPDEKEPYAPVTDNYDSYWKEEDPTPPTPEVDGKAGTDDKDYWDATYEVPDNLPFPDGEEIKVETLPEEPTISSPYEGTWYDDYDEYGMRRKEDETDEKWMERERERAAKEREREEKERAQKLKEAEDRARNRPRVFKEPKKCPPLGMESHKIEPDQLTASSIAQYNFAPQRARLNMQASEDEDNMRGGAWCANAEDRTHWFEIDARRATEFTGVVTQGRDALNASDYVTSYFLAFSNDSREWTTIHDGYADWLFFGNSDKDTPVMNQLATPVVARYIRIVPQSWNGTLCMRLEVLGCPLPDPANVQYRQNEVTPVDYLEFKHHSYSEMVALMKSVNDECPNITSIYSLGRSSKGLDIMAMVISGNPTEHEIGEPEFRFTAGLHGNEAVGREMILLLMQYLCKEYKDRNPRAQRLVEQIRIHLVPSLNPDGHEEAFEAGSELSGWTTGHFTDNGFDIFQNFPDLNSILWDAEDKGMVPKLTPNHHVPIPENFESKSSIAVETRAIISWMESHPFVLGANFQGGERVVAYPYDSLRLNKPAESQRPHGRKKRQYEEEGFDATEWGRGYREEPEEDWRGRGYGEPEEEWRGHGYDHGYDHGYDRGYDRGYDRNYDRSYDRGYDHGYGHGNDHGYGHGNDHGYGHGNEHGYEQGYGHREEEEDDRGRGAGHHYAEPEDEPRAIADESLFRWLAVSYASTHLTMTHNYHGSCHGDTAAGGHGIVNRAKWKPVTGSMNDFSYLHTNCFELSIFLGCDKFPHQSELAYEWEKNREAMLIFMEQVHRGIRGIVKDQQGNPIANATIAVEGVNHDVTTASTGDYWRLLNPGEYRVTARAEGFSPVTKLCVVGYQSGATACSFNLAKSNWDRIKQIMALHGNKPIRLVGHGNTRVQYPVVINSNRRVVNGNNGYSENSRLSSDRQRRLRIARLRRLRQQKLLRLRSTTTLPPTTTTTIPTTPETTTSWYDSWPIDEGETSTPGEFTDSIQDYNYEFKIDDY
- the pold2 gene encoding DNA polymerase delta subunit 2; this translates as MFSDLSAQKDGSSLLCCPAGEDQGPVFERVCPAYSPCSERYKVGDRSFNRQYAHIYAARLMQMRPLLTERAQQKWGSDVLVRKLCDLQTGEQCCIVGTLFKRMELQPSILKEISEEHNLLPQPARAKFISETDELILEDELQRIKLEGKIDKDKCVTGSVIAIYGAETNDGKFTVEDFCTADLPLQTAKPALSSDKFVLLASGLGLGSSHADSMLGLQLLVDMVTGQLGDQGEQNGAATISRVLMAGNLLSQSTQDKDASTKPKYLTKKTQAGSVEAIRLLDELLLQLVASVPVDVMPGQYDPTNFTLPQQPLHRCMFPLSSVYPTLQLASNPYQANIDGVRFLGTSGQNVLDIEKYSSMNSHLEILEETLRLRHLAPTAPDTLGCYPFYQKDPFILEECPHVYFSGNAPSFESKRIKGPDGQEVLLVTVPKFSSTLTACLVNLSTLDCEPVSFSAFSADEDEESEMNISH